From one Thermomicrobiales bacterium genomic stretch:
- a CDS encoding transcriptional regulator has protein sequence MGREQETRRVARLLEIIWLIQAAPRYWTRQRLAERFEVSVRSITSDIQVIRHRLAWDVRTERGSGYHFHGPVPRLPSVNYSVPEALALILAAQAGMNYGGVPQEELGSAIRRLTSVFPEDLRRFIEQSGVTPASPADDRRTALLSTAASAISRSHCLALTYRVASRGGEETERVIDPLAILPYDKSWQLVGYCHLRQAVRVFKIDRIKKLDILPQRFNRPAGFDLGQFLASGWGIMRGLDAPVDDVTLLFRPPASEWVAEGEWHEGEIIERQPDGSIIYRASIQVTPEFQRWVLRYGRMVDIIAPSHLRDWLVAEARAILDRAETA, from the coding sequence ATGGGTCGGGAACAGGAAACGCGTCGCGTCGCGAGATTGCTTGAGATCATCTGGCTCATCCAGGCAGCGCCGCGCTACTGGACGCGGCAGCGGCTGGCCGAACGTTTCGAGGTCTCGGTTCGATCGATTACCAGTGACATTCAGGTGATCCGACATCGACTCGCGTGGGACGTGCGGACTGAACGAGGCTCGGGATACCACTTTCACGGCCCTGTGCCGCGACTACCGTCTGTGAATTACTCCGTGCCCGAGGCACTCGCGCTGATCCTGGCCGCGCAAGCGGGCATGAACTATGGCGGGGTGCCTCAGGAGGAGCTTGGCTCCGCAATCCGACGCCTGACGTCGGTGTTTCCGGAGGATCTGCGTCGCTTCATCGAGCAGTCCGGCGTCACGCCAGCCTCACCTGCGGATGACCGCCGCACAGCGCTACTCAGCACGGCCGCCTCAGCGATCTCTCGTAGCCATTGCCTGGCGCTGACATACAGAGTCGCATCGCGCGGAGGCGAAGAGACAGAGCGAGTCATCGATCCGCTGGCGATTCTGCCCTACGACAAGTCGTGGCAACTCGTCGGCTATTGCCATCTCCGGCAGGCTGTCCGCGTCTTCAAGATCGACCGGATCAAGAAGCTCGATATTCTGCCCCAACGATTCAATCGACCCGCGGGTTTCGATCTCGGCCAATTCCTCGCATCCGGATGGGGGATAATGCGCGGCCTCGACGCGCCGGTGGACGACGTCACTCTCCTGTTTCGCCCGCCCGCATCGGAGTGGGTTGCCGAGGGAGAATGGCACGAGGGGGAGATCATCGAACGACAGCCAGACGGTTCGATCATCTATCGCGCCTCGATCCAGGTGACACCGGAGTTTCAGCGCTGGGTGCTGCGCTATGGCAGGATGGTCGATATCATTGCCCCGAGCCATCTTCGGGACTGGCTCGTTGCCGAGGCGCGCGCGATCCTCGATCGCGCCGAGACTGCATAG